In Brachypodium distachyon strain Bd21 chromosome 2, Brachypodium_distachyon_v3.0, whole genome shotgun sequence, one genomic interval encodes:
- the LOC100831322 gene encoding uncharacterized protein LOC100831322 encodes MASTAKPMQVFHSGNCLNTVVTVLLLVSFGFVLGTIYSANFPESYLPPFLQPLPSLALSSSPLPMNSPTPPAPAPLPETPCILPPLPSTTLPPAPSSPSPPPEKPLMGFTDFLAPSGSVMHNMTDEELLWRASMAPKVAGMPRRIVPKVAFLFLTKGELPLRPLWEKFFAGHEGLYSIYIHTSPDYAGSPPADSVFYGRMIPSQKTSWGNINLVEAERRLMANALLDLANTRFALVSESCIPLLNFEAIYSYLITNSSSHVESYDRGDGRGRHGPFFTAHNITLSQWRKGAQWFEMDRALAVEVVAEARYITVFRGDHGASNMEEYYLATLVNLIRWGNRNTNRTLTYMDWRGGGSHPKDHGEKDVTVELVEGMRRGDGKCGYKVDVGNGVGEVEFCYLFARKFSRDAVGKLLELAPKVMGFG; translated from the exons ATGGCCAGCACAGCCAAGCCCATGCAAGTCTTCCATTCGGGGAACTGCCTCAACACTGTCGTCACCGTGCTGCTCCTCGTCTCCTTCGGGTTTGTCCTAGGCACGATCTACAGCGCCAACTTCCCAGAATCCTACCTGCCTCCTTTCCTGCAACCATTGCCGTCTCTTGCACTCTCATCATCGCCGCTGCCGATGAACTCTCCCACgcctccggcaccggcacctTTGCCGGAAACACCGTGCATCTTGCCGCCATTGCCCTCTACCACTCTGCCGCCAGCGCCATCttcgccctcgccgccaccggagAAACCACTCATGGGGTTCACAGACTTCCTTGCACCGAGCGGCAGCGTCATGCACAACATGACCGACGAGGAGCTCCTCTGGAGGGCCTCCATGGCGCCCAAGGTTGCCGGCATGCCGCGCCGCATTGTGCCGAAGGTCGCCTTCTTGTTCCTGACGAAGGGGGAGCTGCCGCTACGGCCTCTGTGGGAGAAGTTCTTTGCCGGGCATGAGGGGCTCTACTCCATCTACATTCACACCAGCCCAGACTACGctggctcgccgccggccgactCCGTCTTCTACGGCCGCATGATCCCAAGccag AAGACGAGCTGGGGAAATATAAACCTGGTGGAAGCGGAACGCCGTCTCATGGCAAACGCCCTCctcgacctcgccaacacccgTTTCGCGCTGGTCTCAGAATCCTGCATCCCCTTACTAAACTTTGAGGCCATCTACTCCTACCTGATCACCAACTCCAGCAGCCACGTCGAGAGCTACGACCGGGGCGATGGCCGTGGCCGCCACGGCCCATTCTTCACCGCACACAACATCACCCTCTCGCAGTGGCGCAAGGGTGCCCAGTGGTTCGAGATGGATCGAGCCCTCGCCGTGGAGGTCGTCGCCGAGGCACGGTACATCACCGTGTTCCGGGGCGACCACGGCGCGTCCAACATGGAGGAGTACTACCTTGCGACCCTGGTGAACCTGATCCGGTGGGGGAACCGCAACACGAACAGGACCCTGACgtatatggattggaggggcGGCGGGAGTCACCCGAAGGATCATGGGGAGAAGGACGTGACGGTGGAGCTGGTGGAAGGGATGAGGAGAGGGGATGGAAAATGTGGGTATAAGGTTGATGTTGGTAATGGGGTTGGGGAGGTAGAATTCTGCTACTTGTTCGCGCGCAAGTTCTCAAGGGACGCGGTGGGGAAGCTGCTCGAGCTAGCGCCCAAGGTCATGGGGTTTGGGTGA